One genomic window of Mycteria americana isolate JAX WOST 10 ecotype Jacksonville Zoo and Gardens chromosome Z, USCA_MyAme_1.0, whole genome shotgun sequence includes the following:
- the LOC142402809 gene encoding uncharacterized protein LOC142402809 produces MAADSRGTAHAGQNSTSPRRAGVPAVPHALFSHQRRLQTGTAAPLTALRQDRSRPQRLPGVKQLIHTAPAPSFSLSGCPVQAGHSLLTPPRQTLTDAFIPSPRRLLTGRLPAVRAAGGPRAPPPSPAPTADPVTTRRGGSTPPPPRPERYIVEYNCPATVLEYNLLQNCSAGLSLSYVTNEDKNAKQRCKPKEVFPRENQDGNSKMSPFRSSRVFTKRSRNDVCEMTLVKLEIKLEESDDECDLVIDVPPQTVIKKPRISKNYTNENTDKELAAVTCAEKLHDSAIADILECTEEKAEKMITSCKNGRGLNKSEKLGNVSLKANEILPDANIDILKVLEKRDALAYTEEKRVSSAASIEADMQKGILKQGNAETNILVEAFLQEHATNEDYVSSGRLTQSVVCTGHSSKDETTIERPYKEIINTKESKSTEENGGNGSPEDTYPYRTYYLNKKENELTLLSSSTEEAEPSGEDTELSESDDPLEECRRIFDEFEREAQKKDGDKQVLVQVKLSRMPASQMQVSTQQRPSIPESGSKVPSETRQRYVRFFFSECIKICSTVNEAMDKALIEEQSVYDRCGSKNMYLNFAVKTLKKLRDHAFTGGALYELLKDYLLTEEQLDENNFPRPNPEKNGGAILTGVVKNAAYDALKRVCCRCGEVYAVTSSGEYRRKEECNYHSGRVLEQKVPGGMEKHYSCCERIVGSAGCQIAKLHVHDGRREKLEGFMKTLIKSPPFDGNYGVYALDCEMCYTTHGLELTRVTVVDAKLQVVYDTFVKPDGKVVDYDIRLSGATENDLKDTTTCLRDVQAILLNLFSAETILIGHCLENNLFVLKLIHDRVVDTSVVFPHRLGLPHKRALRNLMADYLRRIRQDDVGGHNSREDAIACMELILWKVKEDNKRRKW; encoded by the exons ATGGCCGCCGACAGCCGGGGCACGGCACACGCCGGACAGAACAGTACTTCCCCGCGAAGAGCAGGTGTCCCCGCAGTGCCGCACGCTCTCTTTTCTCACCAGCGACGGCTGCAGACCGGCACCGCCGCTCCGCTGACCGCGCTGCGGCAGGACCGGTCCCGCCCGCAGCGGCTCCCGGGTGTAAAGCAGCTGATCCACACGGCTCCAGCTCCGTCCTTTTCCCTCAGCGGGTGCCCGGTGCAGGCGGGACACTCGCTCCTCACACCGCCACGGCAAACACTGACTGACGCCTTCATCCCTTCGCCGAGACGCCTCCTCACGGGCCGGCTCCCCGCCGTGAGGGCTGCCGGAGGGCCCCGTGCCCCTCCGCCTTCGCCAGCTCCTACCGCGGACCCCGTTACCACCAGACGGGGCGGCagcacaccccctcccccccggcccg aaagataCATTGTTGAATATAATTGTCCAGCAACTGTTCTTGAATATAATTTACTACAAAATTGTTCTgcaggtctctctctctcttatgtAACAAATGAGGATAAAAATGCTAAGCAGCGGTGTAAGCCAAAAGAAGTGTTTCCACGTGAAAATCAAGATGGGAATTCAAAGATGTCTCCATTTAGGAGTAGTCGTGTATTCACAAAGAGGTCGAGAAATGACGTCTGTGAAATGACCCTAGtgaaacttgaaataaaacttgaagAATCTGATGATGAATGTGATCTTGTCATTGATGTGCCACCACAAACTGTTATTAAAAAGCCAAGAATAAGTAAGAACTATACAAATGAGAACACAGACAAGGAACTGGCTGCTGTAACATGTGCAGAAAAATTACATGATAGTGCTATAGCAGACATTCTTGAgtgtacagaagaaaaagcagagaaaatgatcACTTCGTGTAAGAATGGCAGAGgtttaaataaatctgaaaaactTGGCAATGTTTCTCTGAAAGCAAATGAGATTTTACCTGATGCAAACATTGATATATTGAAGGTTTTGGAGAAAAGAGATGCCCTTGCTTATACTGAGGAGAAACGTGTATCTTCAGCTGCTTCTATTGAGGCAGACATGCAGAAGGGAATTCTGAAGCAAGGCAATGCAGAAACCAATATATTGGTCGAAGCATTTCTTCAGGAGCATGCTACCAATGAAGACTATGTGAGCAGCGGAAGACTAACACAGTCTGTCGTGTGTACCGGTCACTCTTCTAAAGACGAAACCACAATTGAAAGACCTtataaggaaataataaatacaaaggaGAGcaagagcacagaagaaaatggaggTAATGGTAGCCCAGAAGATACATACCCATATCGAACTTACTacttaaacaagaaagaaaatgaactaacTCTGCTGAGTTCATCCACTGAGGAAGCAGAACCCAGTGGGGAGGACACAGAGCTCTCTGAATCAGATGACCCTTTAGAGGAGTGTCGGAGAATTTTTGATGAGTTTGAAAGAGAAGCACAAAAGAAGGATGGTGATAAGCAg GTGCTGGTGCAAGTGAAGTTAAGCAGGATGCCTGCGAGTCAAATGCAG gtttctacTCAGCAAAGGCCTTCCATTCCAGAATCAGGATCCAAAGTACCATCTGAGACAAGACAGAGatatgtcagattttttttttcagaatgcatCAAAATTTGTAGCACAGTGAATGAAGCTATGGACAAG gccCTGATAGAAGAACAATCTGTTTATGATCGTTGTGGCAGTAAAAATATGTACCTGAATTTTGCTGTGAAGACTCTCAAAAAGCTGAGAGATCATG catttacaGGTGGTGCTCTATATGAACTTTTAAAAGATTATCTTCTGACTGAGGAACAGTTGGATGAAAATAACTTCCCTCGACCAAACCCTGAAAAAAATGGTGGTGCAATACTTACTGGGGTCGTAAAAAATGCTGCATATGATG ctctcaaAAGAGTGTGCTGTAGGTGTGGTGAAGTATATGCTGTTACTTCTTCAGGAGAATATAGACGTAAAGAAGAATGCAACTATCATTCTGGTAGAGTATTGGAACAAAAAG ttcCTGGTGGCATGGAAAAACACTATAGCTGTTGTGAGAGAATAGTTGGATCTGCTGGATGTCAGATTGCAAAG CTTCATGTTCATGATGGAAGAAGGGAGAAATTGGAAGGTTTCATGAAGACATTAATTAAATCACCGCCTTTTGATGGAAACTATGGTGTATATGCTCTGGACTGTGAGATG tgttacaCAACCCACGGCTTGGAACTAACTAGAGTGACAGTGGTCGATGCTAAGCTACAGGTTGTCTATGATACGTTTGTTAAACCAGATGGTAAAGTTGTAGACTACGATATAAG ACTCTCTGGAGCAACGGAGAATGATCTGAAGGATACCACAACATGTCTTCGGGATGTACAGGCAATACTGCTAAACTTGTTCAGTGCAGAGACAATTTTAATTGGACACTGCTTAGAAAATAACTTATTTGTTCTCAAg CTAATTCATGACAGAGTAGTGGACACATCAGTAGTGTTTCCTCATCGGCTAGGTTTGCCTCACAAAAGAGCACTTAGAAATCTGATGGCTGACTACCTCAGACGAATTCGTCAAGATGATG